In the Nitrospiria bacterium genome, CTATTTAACTTCCTTGTGTGCCGTGTGTTTCCGGCACATCTTGCAATATTTCTGAAGCTCCAAACGATCCGGGTCATTTTTTTTATTTTTGACCGTAGAATAGTTTCGTTCTCGACAATCTGTA is a window encoding:
- the rpmG gene encoding 50S ribosomal protein L33; amino-acid sequence: MREIITLACTDCRERNYSTVKNKKNDPDRLELQKYCKMCRKHTAHKEVK